The Alphaproteobacteria bacterium sequence AACGTCGGCCCGATGATCGTCACCGCCTCGTGTGGCGAATCCGAAATTCGCCACATTAGGGGGCGGGACCGGGAGCGAATTTCGGATTCAAAGCGCAGTAGCGCATTGTGTCCGATAAATGATTCCGGACTTCCCCGTTCGTGTGGATGCCCGGGTCAAGCCCGGGCATGACGAAGGGAGAAGTCCCGGGGGCACGCATGGCGAAGGGAGAGTCCGGGGCTGTCCGATTTAGATTTTGGCGCACCGGTAACGTTTCAGCGCTGTGCGCAAAACACCCCATTGACGTCATGCCCGGGCTTGATGTTCAGCCCGGGGAGATATCCGACGCCCGTTCGGAGACATGACCGACGGTTTTAGGGTTGGTCAAGTCGATGGTAGCGATTTGATGTGAGGCGAAGAAGACGCCGTATCGTCCGTCATGGCCTCGTGGCCTGATGGCGACACGTTCGCCACGAAAGGCGGCTGGCACTTTCCAGAGACGGCCCCTGAAGCAGATGTAGTCTCTGGACGCGGGAACGGTGCGGACGATCTCGTGCTCGCCATAGTCGATCTTCGGCAAGGTTGGGGGGAATGGACGCGGACTTGGCCGGTATCGCTCGGCCGGGACGGCCATGCCGATCGCCTCGTGGGGCCGCTCGAAGTTGTAGACCTCGCGCCATTGATCGAAGGCGCGTTGCACTTGGGCCAGGTTGTGGAAGCGGCGCAAGGCGAAGACCTCGTCGGACAGCGTGCGATGGAAGCGTTCGTTCTTGCCGCGGCTTTGCGGGTGATAAGGCGTGCTGTAGATCAGTTCGACGCCGAGCTTGAGAAGCCAAACCCGCAACCTTGTCCAGTGCGTGCCGGAGGCGTCGCCCCACGGCGTGCCGTTGTCTACGAACAGCGCATCGGGCAAGCCGTAACGGATGAATGTCGTTTCAAGATGACCTTGAACCGTGGGCTTTTGCTGATCGGTGCAGGCCTTCAGGCAAGGGCTGTAGCGCGAATGGTCGTCGAGGACGGTGAGCGGGTGGCATCGCTCGCCATTGTCGAGCCGGATCCAGCCCTTGAAGTCCATCTGCCACAGGCGATTGGGCGCGTCCTTTTCGAAGCGGTGGTCCGCCACGCCTCGCGCCGGCGGCGGACCAACGCGGCCATGACGATAAAGAACGGCGTGCA is a genomic window containing:
- a CDS encoding IS481 family transposase → MPWREVSKMDERREFVRLARLEGGNRRELCRRFGIHPETGYKWLKRWRCGEDLTDRSRRPHASPARTPAEMEARILVVRDAHPAWGARKIAHCLEREGIEAPAASTVHAVLYRHGRVGPPPARGVADHRFEKDAPNRLWQMDFKGWIRLDNGERCHPLTVLDDHSRYSPCLKACTDQQKPTVQGHLETTFIRYGLPDALFVDNGTPWGDASGTHWTRLRVWLLKLGVELIYSTPYHPQSRGKNERFHRTLSDEVFALRRFHNLAQVQRAFDQWREVYNFERPHEAIGMAVPAERYRPSPRPFPPTLPKIDYGEHEIVRTVPASRDYICFRGRLWKVPAAFRGERVAIRPRGHDGRYGVFFASHQIATIDLTNPKTVGHVSERASDISPG